A window of the Tursiops truncatus isolate mTurTru1 chromosome 14, mTurTru1.mat.Y, whole genome shotgun sequence genome harbors these coding sequences:
- the ALKAL2 gene encoding ALK and LTK ligand 2 isoform X1 produces MRHFQESSEAGGGGGTRAQGGQGPCRPRAEGGRTQGLLSASARGTSGRASPRGDRGPASRRRAPARPPGPGRRGASIHWVGGRPLGPQGRGARTEGSGLSRPSRSPRRLAVRVSPHPCPCSEPSSGSASDPPSLAERRMRGPGRPLLLGLLLVLGAAGPGRGIAETREAADRQTLLQLIVEIVQELRKYHSGESKRLQLSGRQDYTLGRREVSDYGAYAEEQRVEIVPRDLRMKDKFLKHLTGPLYFSPKCSKHFHRLYHNTRDCTIPTYYKRCARLLTRLAVSPMCMEG; encoded by the exons ATGCGCCATTTCCAGGAAAGttcggaggccggcggcgggggcGGGACGCGGGCGCAAGGCGGCCAGGGCCCGTGTCGCCCGCGCGCGGAGGGCGGGCGCACCCAAGGCTTGCTCTCAGCATCAGCGCGTGGGACCTCGGGGAGGGCGAGTCCTCGTGGAGACCGCGGCCCAGCCTCCCGCCGCCGGGCCCCCGCCCGCCCTCCAGGCCCGGGACGGCGCGGGGCGTCCATCCACTGGGTTGGCGGGCGTCCTCTGGGTCCGCAGGGCCGGGGCGCGCGGACCGAGGGGAGTGGCCTCTCCCGCCCTTCCCGCTCCCCCCGCCGACTGGCTGTCCGGGTCTCCCCGCACCCCTGTCCCTGCAGCGAGCCGAGCTCCGGGAGCGCGTCGGATCCGCCCAGCCTGGCCGAGCGCAGGATGCGCGGACCCGGGCGTCCTctcctcctggggctgctgctcGTGCTGGGGGCGGCGGGGCCCGGCCGGGGGATCGCGGAGACCCGGGAGGCCGCGGACAGGCAGACGCTGCTGCAACTCATCGTGGAGATCGTCCAGGAGCTCAGGAAGTACCACTCGGGGGAGTCCAAGAGGCTGCAGCTCTCGGGCCGGCAGGACTACACCCTGGGCCGCAGGGAGGTCTCGGACTACGGGGCTTACGCGGAGGAGCAGAGAGTGG AAATTGTTCCTCGAGATCTAAGGATGAAAGACAAGTTTCTGAAACATCTGACAG GTCCTCTTTATTTCAGCCCAAAGTGCAGCAAACACTTCCACAGACTTTACCACAACACCCGAGACTGCACCATCCCCACCT ACTATAAGAGATGCGCCCGGCTTCTTACTCGGCTGGCTGTCAGTCCGATGTGCATGGAGGGATAA
- the ALKAL2 gene encoding ALK and LTK ligand 2 isoform X2, giving the protein MRHFQESSEAGGGGGTRAQGGQGPCRPRAEGGRTQGLLSASARGTSGRASPRGDRGPASRRRAPARPPGPGRRGASIHWVGGRPLGPQGRGARTEGSGLSRPSRSPRRLAVRVSPHPCPCSEPSSGSASDPPSLAERRMRGPGRPLLLGLLLVLGAAGPGRGIAETREAADRQTLLQLIVEIVQELRKYHSGESKRLQLSGRQDYTLGRREVSDYGAYAEEQRVDYKRCARLLTRLAVSPMCMEG; this is encoded by the exons ATGCGCCATTTCCAGGAAAGttcggaggccggcggcgggggcGGGACGCGGGCGCAAGGCGGCCAGGGCCCGTGTCGCCCGCGCGCGGAGGGCGGGCGCACCCAAGGCTTGCTCTCAGCATCAGCGCGTGGGACCTCGGGGAGGGCGAGTCCTCGTGGAGACCGCGGCCCAGCCTCCCGCCGCCGGGCCCCCGCCCGCCCTCCAGGCCCGGGACGGCGCGGGGCGTCCATCCACTGGGTTGGCGGGCGTCCTCTGGGTCCGCAGGGCCGGGGCGCGCGGACCGAGGGGAGTGGCCTCTCCCGCCCTTCCCGCTCCCCCCGCCGACTGGCTGTCCGGGTCTCCCCGCACCCCTGTCCCTGCAGCGAGCCGAGCTCCGGGAGCGCGTCGGATCCGCCCAGCCTGGCCGAGCGCAGGATGCGCGGACCCGGGCGTCCTctcctcctggggctgctgctcGTGCTGGGGGCGGCGGGGCCCGGCCGGGGGATCGCGGAGACCCGGGAGGCCGCGGACAGGCAGACGCTGCTGCAACTCATCGTGGAGATCGTCCAGGAGCTCAGGAAGTACCACTCGGGGGAGTCCAAGAGGCTGCAGCTCTCGGGCCGGCAGGACTACACCCTGGGCCGCAGGGAGGTCTCGGACTACGGGGCTTACGCGGAGGAGCAGAGAGTGG ACTATAAGAGATGCGCCCGGCTTCTTACTCGGCTGGCTGTCAGTCCGATGTGCATGGAGGGATAA
- the ALKAL2 gene encoding ALK and LTK ligand 2 isoform X3 yields MRGPGRPLLLGLLLVLGAAGPGRGIAETREAADRQTLLQLIVEIVQELRKYHSGESKRLQLSGRQDYTLGRREVSDYGAYAEEQRVEIVPRDLRMKDKFLKHLTGPLYFSPKCSKHFHRLYHNTRDCTIPTYYKRCARLLTRLAVSPMCMEG; encoded by the exons ATGCGCGGACCCGGGCGTCCTctcctcctggggctgctgctcGTGCTGGGGGCGGCGGGGCCCGGCCGGGGGATCGCGGAGACCCGGGAGGCCGCGGACAGGCAGACGCTGCTGCAACTCATCGTGGAGATCGTCCAGGAGCTCAGGAAGTACCACTCGGGGGAGTCCAAGAGGCTGCAGCTCTCGGGCCGGCAGGACTACACCCTGGGCCGCAGGGAGGTCTCGGACTACGGGGCTTACGCGGAGGAGCAGAGAGTGG AAATTGTTCCTCGAGATCTAAGGATGAAAGACAAGTTTCTGAAACATCTGACAG GTCCTCTTTATTTCAGCCCAAAGTGCAGCAAACACTTCCACAGACTTTACCACAACACCCGAGACTGCACCATCCCCACCT ACTATAAGAGATGCGCCCGGCTTCTTACTCGGCTGGCTGTCAGTCCGATGTGCATGGAGGGATAA